The Lemur catta isolate mLemCat1 chromosome 6, mLemCat1.pri, whole genome shotgun sequence sequence ccgggctagggtgctgtggcatcagccgagctcacagcaacctcagactcctgggctcaagcaatccttctgcctcagcctcccaagtagctgggaccacaggcatgcgccaccatgcccggctaattttttctatatatttttagttgtccagctaatttctttctattttttagtagagacaggggtctcggtcttgctcaggctggtcttgaactcctgagctcaagtgatcctccctcctcggcctcccagagtgctaggattacaggcgtgaagaatttttgaaaattaaggaaGAAGAATTTAGGAAAAATTAACAGAGACtcaattctgttttctaaatgaTTTCTATTCCCTTGTAGTAACCTAGATCACAGGCCAGTGAATGCACTCAACATGGTGATCCCCAGAAACACAGAGAAGTCTCAGCTGATTGATTATTTAAATCAATCTTTCAGCTGCCTGAGAGAATTACATTTCCAAGAAGCTTCTTCACCAAAATCCAGATGGGCTTACATAAGCTCCTGCCTGTGGATATCTCCTGACATGCTGTGACATTTAGTCTTGGTGGAATCCAAGGGAAGAATCTGTGGGGTGGAATGTCATTGTCTGGATCCCTGCTTGATGGCTATTTTACTAAGCAATTTTCTTTGCCTACATTTGTATTGAGTAATTTACCTCGTCGctattattttacattccaaTCTCTTTTGTATTTGGTAGCATGATACATTCTACTTATAGAAGGCTTTGATTTTACCAAGCACTGTCAGTTAcctctcatttaatgctcacaccAACagaacattttacagatgaggaaatagaagaaCCCAGAGTTGGGTAACTTGTCTAAGTCACAGCAGTATTGGAGCCAGAATATGGAACCTAGGTCTTCATATCCTGGGACTAATCACTTTTCTGCAATACTAAGTGTACTTTTTATATCTCACTATTGCAATTATTGTCACAACCACAGAGATCACATAATGAGCAAACACATTATTTAATTGCTCTTAGCACATTGTAGTGCCTATTCTCTTACAGCATCCGCCTGTCTGCCTCACCATAATCTCTTTTCCCTCTTCAGATCCTCCCAACTAGTCCTCACAAACTGTCCCACCTCCACCTAGTGGTCCAGGTGTATTTCCACAGCAGGCATTTTCAAGctattttccttctcctcaaaaggTGCAACAGAGTAACTTCACAAACATAAATCTCTACTGAGGTAGTGGGATGCTACTTCCCAGTTCAACTCACTTCATCCTCTTCATTGCACAAAAAATTCCATTGCCTTTCTTCACTCCACAGGACGAGTGCTACAAAGAAAGGGCTTTGGCTCCCCGCCCACTGGTGTGCTtttttgggcaagtcacttaacctctctgtaacACAAGGACAATAACTGCAAGCACCCCAAAAGGTCATTGTGGAAGGGAATGACTGCAAAGCTATCAGGACAGCAATGAAGCTCAGTGAACGTCATCCGAGCCGTCTGCTCTCTCCCCAGGCGGGTTGCCACGTGGAATTGCTCTTCCTCCGCTACATCTCGGACTGGGACCTGGACCCTGGCCGGTGCTACCGCGTCACCTGGTTCACCTCCTGGAGCCCCTGCTACGACTGTGCCCGACACGTCGCCGACTTTCTGAGAGGGAACCCCAATCTCAGCCTGAGGATCTTCACCGCGCGCCTCTACTTCTGCGACCGGGACCGCAAGGCTGAGCCCGAGGGGCTGCGGCGGCTGCACCGCGCCGGGGTGCAAATCGCCATCATGACCTTCAAAGGTGCGGAGCGGGGACCCTTCCGCGCGGGCTCAGCGCCGCAGGCAGCATTCCGGGGTTGCAGTGCGGAAGGAGATGAGTCAGTGGGGAAATTCAGGCGGGAAAATTGCGCGAGGGTTCGGGTTAACCTCTGGAGCGAAAATTACTGATTAGAAATCGGGGAAGTAAGTGAATGGCTCGGAGACGAGGCCCTGGGGGAATGAGAAAGCGGGGCCAGggtttgctttcttttccctcGACAGGAGACCTGAACGATcttccaccccaccccgcccccgcccttttcttcttttaaagattatttttactgCTGGAATACTTTTGTAGAAAATCATGAAAGAACTTTCAAGGCCTGGGAGGGGCTGCATGAAAATTCAGTTCGTCTCTCCAGACAGCTTCGCCGCATCCTTTTGGTAAGGGGCTTCCttgcttctcattttcttttctctctgtagtCTTTTCCTAGCGCCCCATATATTTcttatagtttattatatattatttatttatttaagacaggGTCCTGCTgtcgcccaggttggagtgcagtgctgtgatcatagctcactgaagccttaactcctgggctcaagccatcctcccaccgcagcctacaagtagctggaactataagcTCATGCACCACCATACtggctagtttaaaaaaaaattttttttttttttttttttgctagaaacaaggtctcatgatgttgcccaggctggtctcagactcctggcctcaagtgatcctcccacctcagcctctcaaagtgctgggattacaggcatgagtcaccacacccagcctcctctTTTTACTCCCTCTTGTTAGGTCCGGAGCTGAGACGGAGACACACCAAGCCtcaggtgtagcaaaatgctgtggttttttttttttttttttgagcagatgggtggaggccgaaAAAAGTCCATCACAAGGGAAGGGAAAGCCTTGGCTTTTGTAGAAGGTTTTTCCAGGGGGAGTGGGTGACACGTGCAGATATAGGGGAGGGGGTAGATTTGTTCATCTCAGGAGGGATAGGAATGTTGGTGTCTGCAGCTGTCTGTGGTCAAAGTTAGATTTACAGCCTCTGgctctccagactcctgcggcttctgtttcacaggctttatgatCACTAAGTATTACGTCCTATTTTGGGTTCCCAACAAAATAACACCTCCCAATACACTTTCTTCCAAAATGTGACGAAGCCATCTACTCCGTTTATAAGTCCCTCCAGCGCCAACTCAATTTTGAAGCTGTTCACTCAAtttacttctctctttctctacagCCCCTGTATGAGATCGATGACTTACGAGATGCATTTCGTACTTTGGGACTTTGATAGCAACTTCCAGCAATGCCACCTACAATGAAATACCTCTGCTGAAGATAGTGGATAAAAGAACAATCCTTCAAGTCTTCTCTGTTTTTCgtcaaaaaaaaatatttgtatatgactctttaaaaatatctacgtCTTGAAAATAGAGAAGGAACACAGGCCCACCAGGGTGATGCTGACAATGGTGCGGTTTTGAATGCAACATTGACCCCTGCTGGGAACAACAGAACTGCAGGACTTGGGAGCATCCTAAAATGTCAATGTTCTATGACGTTAGGCAGGATGAAAGCTGAAGGCAGATCCTAAAGAGCATGGTGAGAGGATCAAATGTTTTGCCAGCATTGTCCTTTATTGTTTGATTCATTTGAATTGCCAGTGGTGTTAGCGATAGATTTTTCTACTCCTTTCCCTTGAGGTTTACTTTCAAGTAACACAATCTCTTCTATCAAGCCATGATCGTTAGTTTCTCCTAAGTGAGAGGCTCTGGGTGGTTGTAACCCAGACCGTCTCTCCAAAGCATTAATATCCCAACGTGCGCTGTATATTTTAATTCTCAGAGGCATATTTTTATGTCTGTATGTGAGAAGATTTTttaggggggagagggaggatgtACAGACTACTCATGGTCACCTTCGAGCTATTTTAATAAAGGATCCCAAGATAGATATGAGGACTATGAAGAAGACACTCTAACCATGAGTTGATGCCTCAAGTAGCAAATCCTCTGGAAGTACAGACTCTTTTAAAGAAGTCCATAATTTAGAAACACCCACAAACTTCACACATAATATTAGTAACACTCACAATAAAGTTGCTTGAAtgttgagaagagaaaaaaaaatctgttctcttTGGGGGGTCTTTTAACCTCAGCAATGCCAACCAGGTCAAGGTTTTCTACcttttgtatgtgtgtgataCTTCTTCTAAAGATATATTAACTATATAAGAGTGTTACAAAAGAATAgtaaagctgggcatggtgttggGTGCCTGTAGCCAGAGCtattgggggaggggtgaggtggaaggatcacttgagcccaggagtttgaggccagcctgggcaacatagcaagaccccatctctataaaaaaagaaaaaagaatatgtatatgggagaagggaaggatgaAAGCGCATTGCAAGGAAATCATACATTATCCAGCAAAATGTAGGGAGCCAATAAAAGCTACATATTTATGCCTATTGGTGCCTATTTATCCCTAACAATTATCTTTgccaataagaaaaatattcagaataaccATATCCTTGTGCAGTTATTGCCTACCAACCCTTACAATGCAGATGAATAGATCCACAGGAAAACTTGTATACacaattgtattattttaatcttattgtACATAAGTTTGTGAAAGggttaaatgttaaaaattgttacttcatgtattcatttgtattttatattaggCTATATCGTGTCTGATGATATCTTtgttataatttccttttctgataTGTGGAAATGGATTCCTAAAGTCTCATGAATTTATAACTTTAGAAATGATTCTAATAACAAAGCACATAATTGTAACAGTCTAACATTGTATGCTATGAAGCCATTTCTCTCTtgatttttagtgaatttttaccACAGCAAATTTGATTCTGGCTCATTTTCAATCAactaaataaatgacaaataattttgGAAGTTCTGAATGAAATGCtgaatgaaataatacaaaactgatctataataagtaaaaataagaagCTAGTATGATGGAATAAACTTGAGTGTCCAGAAATGAACCCATACATCCATGGTCAACCAGTTTTTGACAAGGGTACAAGGACCATTCTATGGAAAAAGAATAGTCTTGTCAATACAGGTGCTGGGTCAATTTGCTATCAcatgtgaaagaatgaattagGGCCTCTACCATGCaccgtatacaaaaattaactcaaaatttatcaaatacctaaatgtaagagctgaaactataaag is a genomic window containing:
- the AICDA gene encoding single-stranded DNA cytosine deaminase — encoded protein: MDRVLLYRGLLYTGPAAKGAAVHGAAARELLYRGPATKGAAARELLYRGPAAKGAAARELLYRGLLHRELLLRELFLLMNKRKFLYHFKNVRWARGRHETYLCYVVKRRDSATSFSLDFGHLRNKAGCHVELLFLRYISDWDLDPGRCYRVTWFTSWSPCYDCARHVADFLRGNPNLSLRIFTARLYFCDRDRKAEPEGLRRLHRAGVQIAIMTFKDYFYCWNTFVENHERTFKAWEGLHENSVRLSRQLRRILLPLYEIDDLRDAFRTLGL